The following are encoded together in the Pirellulales bacterium genome:
- a CDS encoding dihydrofolate reductase family protein: MQKLRVHNFAVSLDGYAAGPSQDHENPLGKGGMALHQWFFSTQTFARMNGQEGAGQGIDNDFAARCTVNVGAWVLGRNMFGPVRGVWPDESWKGWWGENPPFHAPVYVLTHHPRQSLPMQGGTDFHFVTEGIEAALARAIEAAHGCDVILGGGVSTIQQYLRARLIDEMHFVVVPVLLGCGEPLFNDVDLPRLGYEVSEHASSDKVTHVVIRKRSALRT; encoded by the coding sequence GTGCAGAAACTACGGGTTCATAACTTTGCCGTCTCGCTCGATGGTTATGCGGCCGGTCCAAGCCAGGACCATGAAAATCCGTTGGGCAAAGGCGGCATGGCCCTGCATCAATGGTTCTTTTCGACACAGACCTTCGCGCGAATGAACGGCCAGGAAGGCGCCGGTCAAGGTATCGATAACGATTTTGCCGCACGCTGCACCGTGAACGTCGGCGCATGGGTCCTTGGCCGCAACATGTTCGGTCCGGTGCGCGGAGTGTGGCCAGATGAATCGTGGAAGGGTTGGTGGGGCGAGAATCCGCCCTTTCACGCGCCAGTGTATGTTCTGACGCATCACCCGCGACAGTCATTGCCAATGCAGGGCGGCACGGACTTCCATTTCGTCACCGAGGGAATCGAAGCGGCACTCGCCCGCGCAATCGAGGCAGCCCACGGTTGCGATGTCATCCTTGGTGGAGGTGTCTCCACAATCCAACAGTACTTACGTGCTCGGCTCATCGATGAAATGCACTTCGTCGTAGTGCCGGTCCTGCTCGGTTGCGGAGAACCGCTATTCAACGACGTTGACCTTCCACGACTCGGCTACGAAGTGTCGGAGCATGCGTCATCGGATAAGGTGACGCACGTCGTCATCAGAAAGCGAAGCGCATTACGCACGTAA
- a CDS encoding sulfurtransferase, with protein sequence MSDVTNIAAYKFFPLTDLQALRERLRAQCKLWKLRGTILLSPEGINLFVAGGRTEIDSLLQELQAIPGLEGLQPKVSVSRRQPFNRMLVRIKREIIAFGVPGIAPSLQTSPKVTPQELKGWLDEGRPITLLDTRNDYEVKLGTFKNALTLGIDHFRNFPAAAQTLPADLKQRPVVMFCTGGIRCEKAGPYLEGIGFEQVFQLDGGILKYFDDCGSEHYDGECFVFDQRVGLDPNLATTENTLCFHCLSPLSVADQQDPRYVPEQSCPYCFLTDAQQMARTLAERESAIRQATTPLPGSVPHDNDRPLKISAKHDGLSLLDALGVIFRHLAREYWQERFDRRLILNAKGQAVAADHRVRSGEVYLHRTPANIEPAVNPAIRLLHEDAAIVVVNKPAPLPLHPSGRFNRNSLQSILNQVYSPQKLRPVHRLDANTTGLVVFARTRHFASQLQTQFAAGEVEKHYLARIEGRPSEALFDCDAPIGIDTTELGGRAVDEQGLAARTEFRMLEEFGDGTSLVEARPITGRTNQIRVHLQHLGLPIRGEQAYLPNHKLGETQTHSVTDLPLCLHALRISFVHPVTKERVTFESPAPAWAGGQP encoded by the coding sequence ATGTCCGACGTCACTAATATTGCCGCCTACAAGTTCTTTCCTCTCACCGATCTGCAGGCGTTGCGAGAGCGTTTGCGGGCCCAGTGCAAGCTCTGGAAATTGCGCGGCACAATTCTGCTCAGTCCCGAGGGGATCAATCTGTTCGTCGCCGGCGGTCGTACAGAAATCGACTCGCTGCTGCAAGAATTGCAAGCCATTCCGGGACTGGAAGGGCTGCAGCCGAAAGTCAGCGTCAGCCGTCGACAGCCCTTCAATCGCATGCTGGTGCGCATCAAGCGCGAGATCATCGCCTTTGGCGTTCCCGGCATCGCACCAAGCTTGCAAACATCGCCGAAAGTCACTCCGCAGGAACTAAAGGGTTGGCTCGACGAGGGCCGCCCGATCACGCTGCTCGATACGCGGAACGATTACGAAGTCAAACTTGGCACTTTCAAAAACGCCCTGACATTGGGGATCGATCACTTTCGCAATTTCCCGGCCGCAGCCCAGACTCTGCCCGCCGATTTGAAGCAGCGCCCCGTAGTTATGTTCTGCACAGGCGGAATTCGCTGCGAAAAGGCAGGGCCTTACCTCGAAGGTATCGGCTTCGAGCAGGTGTTCCAGCTCGACGGCGGAATTCTGAAATACTTTGACGACTGCGGCAGCGAACACTACGACGGCGAGTGCTTCGTGTTCGATCAGCGCGTCGGCCTCGATCCGAATCTCGCGACGACCGAAAACACGCTTTGCTTCCACTGTCTGTCGCCGCTGTCGGTTGCCGACCAACAAGACCCGCGCTATGTGCCCGAGCAGTCATGCCCCTATTGCTTTCTGACCGATGCCCAGCAGATGGCCCGGACGCTCGCGGAACGCGAGTCAGCCATTCGGCAGGCCACCACGCCACTGCCTGGCTCCGTGCCGCACGACAATGATCGGCCGCTGAAGATCTCGGCGAAACACGACGGTCTGTCCTTGCTCGACGCGCTGGGCGTAATCTTTCGTCATCTTGCGCGCGAATACTGGCAAGAGCGTTTTGACCGGCGGTTGATTCTGAATGCCAAAGGTCAGGCAGTCGCCGCGGACCATCGTGTGCGGTCCGGCGAAGTATATTTGCATCGTACGCCTGCTAACATCGAGCCGGCTGTGAACCCAGCGATTCGCCTACTGCACGAGGACGCGGCGATCGTCGTCGTCAACAAGCCGGCCCCGCTGCCGCTGCATCCCTCAGGCCGGTTCAATCGCAACTCGCTGCAGTCGATTTTGAACCAGGTCTACTCGCCGCAAAAGCTGCGACCCGTGCATCGGCTTGATGCGAACACGACAGGCCTGGTGGTCTTCGCCCGTACGCGGCATTTCGCGAGTCAGTTGCAAACGCAATTCGCGGCCGGTGAAGTCGAGAAGCACTACCTGGCTCGGATCGAAGGGCGACCTTCGGAAGCGTTGTTCGATTGCGACGCGCCGATCGGCATCGATACCACAGAACTGGGCGGTCGTGCCGTCGACGAGCAGGGCCTGGCCGCGCGCACCGAGTTTCGCATGCTCGAAGAATTCGGCGATGGCACGTCACTCGTCGAGGCCCGCCCGATTACAGGCCGGACGAATCAAATTCGCGTGCATCTGCAACATCTGGGCCTGCCCATCCGCGGCGAGCAAGCGTATCTGCCCAACCACAAGCTCGGAGAGACCCAGACGCATAGCGTCACCGACCTACCGCTCTGCCTGCACGCCCTGCGCATTTCGTTCGTGCATCCGGTAACGAAGGAGCGAGTCACGTTCGAGTCCCCCGCGCCCGCGTGGGCGGGAGGGCAACCGTAG